One stretch of Synechococcus sp. MU1617 DNA includes these proteins:
- a CDS encoding Npun_F0494 family protein encodes MSTGTHRRTTLRRLPGTGGFAIAHPTELLDRRSRDRACRAMGCLPFSEALYRDLQQQGLDAGDLWSEPSRYNRKTRWFRNSEALEDDLRWLISVGVLRREVDGQGLTSRFRLTPLGRQLLDDDPALLQRSIPVLERLRHSLRRHWPL; translated from the coding sequence ATGAGCACGGGAACACACCGCAGAACAACGCTCCGTAGGCTGCCAGGGACGGGAGGCTTCGCCATCGCTCACCCCACCGAACTACTGGATCGACGCAGCCGTGACCGGGCTTGCCGGGCCATGGGATGCCTGCCCTTCTCTGAAGCCCTCTACCGGGATCTTCAGCAGCAAGGCTTGGATGCAGGAGACCTCTGGAGCGAACCCAGCCGCTACAACCGCAAGACACGCTGGTTCCGCAACAGCGAAGCCCTCGAGGACGACCTGCGTTGGCTGATCAGCGTGGGCGTGCTGCGCCGCGAAGTGGATGGCCAGGGGCTGACCAGCCGCTTCAGGCTCACCCCCCTGGGTCGACAACTTCTGGATGACGACCCTGCACTCCTGCAGCGTTCGATTCCGGTGCTGGAGCGTCTGCGTCACAGCCTGCGTCGGCACTGGCCGCTGTGA
- a CDS encoding 2Fe-2S iron-sulfur cluster-binding protein, whose protein sequence is MTSIPVRWPDGRITHETIGQDWLVAASEAGISIPTGCLGGSCGACEIDVNGKTVRACISTVPASKSAKLNVEFATDPHW, encoded by the coding sequence ATGACTTCGATTCCTGTGCGCTGGCCCGATGGGCGCATAACCCACGAAACCATTGGCCAGGACTGGTTGGTGGCCGCCAGTGAAGCGGGCATCAGCATTCCCACCGGTTGCCTGGGAGGCAGCTGCGGGGCATGCGAGATCGACGTGAACGGCAAGACGGTGCGCGCCTGCATCAGCACCGTCCCGGCTTCGAAATCAGCGAAACTCAACGTTGAATTCGCCACCGACCCGCACTGGTGA
- a CDS encoding nucleoside triphosphate pyrophosphatase gives MLASASPARRRLLEQAGVQHQVRVSGVDEDQIQHADPVELVKLLAQAKATAVAQTLDPVGDAEITAVLGCDSVLSFEGQVFGKPSGPAEAMERWQRMAGGCGSLLTGHCLIRRGQPEALACVETLVRFASLSQAEIDAYVASGEPLQCAGGFALEGRGGLCIDGLDGCYSNVIGLSLPWLRQHLSALT, from the coding sequence ATGCTTGCTTCCGCCTCGCCGGCGCGGCGCCGCTTGCTTGAGCAAGCGGGAGTGCAGCATCAGGTGCGCGTCAGCGGTGTGGATGAGGACCAGATCCAGCATGCAGATCCGGTAGAGCTGGTGAAATTGCTGGCTCAGGCCAAGGCCACGGCTGTTGCCCAGACGCTTGATCCTGTGGGCGATGCTGAGATCACGGCCGTGCTGGGCTGTGATTCCGTGCTCAGTTTTGAAGGGCAGGTGTTCGGCAAGCCCTCGGGGCCAGCCGAAGCGATGGAGCGTTGGCAGCGGATGGCTGGCGGCTGTGGATCTCTGCTGACGGGCCATTGCCTGATCCGTCGCGGACAACCTGAGGCATTGGCGTGCGTGGAAACGCTGGTGCGCTTTGCGTCGCTCAGCCAGGCAGAGATCGATGCCTATGTGGCCAGTGGTGAGCCGCTGCAATGTGCCGGGGGGTTTGCCCTCGAGGGCCGCGGCGGCCTCTGCATCGATGGCTTGGATGGCTGTTATTCCAACGTGATCGGCTTGAGCCTTCCTTGGTTGCGTCAGCATCTTTCTGCTTTGACTTAA
- a CDS encoding cobyric acid synthase: MVLGTSSGAGKSLMTAALCRVLQRRGEQALPFKGQNMSNNAWVDVDGGEMAYSQAMQAWAAGLEPCCAMNPVLLKPRGDSTSEVIHGGQSVGIARAEHYYRDWFRPGWQAIRSGLMQLQQQWPQGRLVLEGAGSPVEVNLQRRDLTNLRLAQYLRANCLLVADIERGGVFAQIVGTLALLRPVERPLIKGILINRFRGRRELFDEGRRWLEANTGVPVLGVMPWLNELFPPEDSLDLLERKPTRGATDLEIAVLRLPSLSNFSDLDPLEAESSLRLRWIQTGEPLGEPDAVILPGSKQTLRDLEALNNCGLADQLRTYARAGGSVLGICGGMQMLGRTLSDPEGLEGTDQRGPQNGLGLLPLETTFSGTKRLSQRSIDGLWPMETPLSGFELHYGTTTPDPGLQPLSSDPGLGWWALGPKGSSVVGTYLHGLLDNGPWRRAWLNRLRDQRGLQPLANDPKNHSAHRDLLLDRLADAFEQHVNLAPLLQP; the protein is encoded by the coding sequence ATGGTGTTGGGCACCTCCAGCGGTGCCGGCAAATCGCTGATGACGGCAGCATTGTGCCGGGTGCTCCAACGCCGGGGAGAACAGGCTCTGCCCTTCAAGGGCCAGAACATGAGCAACAACGCCTGGGTTGATGTCGACGGCGGCGAGATGGCCTACTCCCAGGCCATGCAAGCCTGGGCGGCGGGTCTTGAACCCTGCTGCGCCATGAATCCCGTGCTGCTGAAACCCCGGGGAGACAGCACCAGTGAGGTGATCCATGGAGGCCAAAGCGTGGGGATCGCCCGCGCCGAGCACTACTACCGCGACTGGTTCCGCCCCGGTTGGCAGGCGATCCGCAGCGGGCTGATGCAGCTTCAGCAGCAATGGCCCCAAGGCCGGCTGGTGCTGGAGGGGGCGGGAAGCCCGGTGGAAGTGAACCTGCAACGCCGTGACCTCACCAACCTGCGCCTGGCCCAGTACCTGCGGGCCAACTGCCTGCTGGTGGCCGACATTGAGCGCGGCGGCGTCTTTGCCCAGATCGTTGGGACGCTCGCTTTGCTGCGCCCGGTGGAGCGCCCGCTGATCAAAGGCATCCTGATCAACCGCTTCCGCGGCCGTCGGGAGCTGTTTGATGAGGGTCGCCGCTGGCTGGAAGCCAACACCGGGGTACCGGTGCTGGGGGTGATGCCCTGGCTCAACGAGCTGTTTCCACCGGAAGATTCCCTCGATCTTCTGGAACGCAAACCCACCCGCGGAGCAACGGATCTGGAGATCGCAGTGCTGAGGTTGCCCTCTTTGAGCAACTTTTCCGATCTCGATCCGCTCGAAGCCGAATCCAGCCTGAGGCTGCGCTGGATTCAAACCGGGGAACCCCTGGGGGAGCCAGATGCCGTAATTCTTCCTGGGAGCAAGCAGACGCTGCGGGATCTGGAGGCGTTGAACAACTGTGGACTGGCCGATCAACTCCGGACCTACGCCCGCGCTGGTGGATCCGTATTGGGCATCTGCGGCGGGATGCAGATGCTGGGCAGAACCTTGAGCGATCCGGAGGGACTGGAGGGTACGGATCAGAGGGGGCCCCAGAACGGCTTGGGACTCCTGCCCCTGGAGACCACCTTCAGCGGAACAAAACGACTGAGCCAGCGCAGCATCGATGGCCTCTGGCCCATGGAGACACCGCTGAGCGGATTTGAACTGCACTACGGAACCACCACCCCAGACCCCGGTCTTCAGCCCCTAAGCAGCGACCCTGGTTTGGGTTGGTGGGCTCTCGGCCCCAAGGGGTCGAGCGTGGTGGGCACCTACCTGCACGGCTTGCTCGACAACGGCCCCTGGCGACGGGCCTGGCTCAACCGCCTTCGCGATCAACGGGGGCTGCAACCCTTAGCCAACGATCCCAAAAACCACAGCGCCCACCGTGATCTGTTGCTCGATCGCCTGGCCGATGCCTTCGAGCAGCATGTGAACCTCGCTCCATTGCTCCAGCCATGA